The Rissa tridactyla isolate bRisTri1 chromosome 6, bRisTri1.patW.cur.20221130, whole genome shotgun sequence genome includes a region encoding these proteins:
- the THPO gene encoding thrombopoietin isoform X3, translating into MQDRSPQLSMELNRLLLLTSFLLHVEEGHASPVRLVCDSRLIHKYIGEAKDMEKTVVRIHPPPQKPQGREGRSSWRLTSASPLPAQGQCQALPALGCPAVLPLVNFSLQQWKCKSSESKRREILCDLALLVGAAAGAQGQVTQECGARQLGQLYEHANSFLLLLQTFGWEAGPWEPGCSPHSVEQTHVTSIFLTYRKLVQGKLSFFFHNLAKDSCKPGQGGGREPHCGAR; encoded by the exons ATGCAGGACCGAAGCCCCCAGCTGAGCATGGAGCTGAACA GACTGCTCCTCCTCACATCCTTCCTCCTGCACGTGGAAGAGGGACACGCCAGCCCCGTGCGGCTGGTCTGCGACAGCAGGCTCATCCACAAGTACATCGGGGAGGCCAAGGACATGGAGAAGACAGTGGTGAGGatacacccacccccccaaaaaccccaaggCAGGGAGGGGCGCAGCTCCTGGCGTCTcacctcagcctctcctctccccgcccAGGGCCAGTGCCAGGCACTGCCCGCACTCGGCTGCCCCGCGGTGCTGCCCTTGGTGAACTTCAGCCTCCAGCAGTGGAAATGCAAATCG AGCGAGAGCAAGCGGCGGGAGATCCTGTGCGACCTGGCCCTGCTGGTGGGTGCCGCGGCGGGGGCCCAGGGCCAGGTCACCCAGGAGTGCGGGGCCAGGCAGCTGGGCCAGCTTTACGAACACGCcaactccttcctcctgctgctgcagacctTTGGCTGGGAG GCAGGGCCCTGGGAGCCAGGCTGCTCCCCGCACTCCGTGGAGCAGACCCACGTCACCAGCATCTTCCTCACCTACCGGAAGCTGGTGCAGGGCAAGCTGAGCTTCTTCTTCCACAACCTGGCCAAGGACTCGTGCAAGCCGGGCCAGGGGGGTGGCAGAGAGCCCCACTGCGGGGCCCGGTGA
- the THPO gene encoding thrombopoietin isoform X1 — protein sequence MQDRSPQLSMELNRLLLLTSFLLHVEEGHASPVRLVCDSRLIHKYIGEAKDMEKTVVRIHPPPQKPQGREGRSSWRLTSASPLPAQGQCQALPALGCPAVLPLVNFSLQQWKCKSSESKRREILCDLALLVGAAAGAQGQVTQECGARQLGQLYEHANSFLLLLQTFGWEVRPPPREPHHPSAGASCAGLGTMVIVTPLAPQAGPWEPGCSPHSVEQTHVTSIFLTYRKLVQGKLSFFFHNLAKDSCKPGQGGGREPHCGAR from the exons ATGCAGGACCGAAGCCCCCAGCTGAGCATGGAGCTGAACA GACTGCTCCTCCTCACATCCTTCCTCCTGCACGTGGAAGAGGGACACGCCAGCCCCGTGCGGCTGGTCTGCGACAGCAGGCTCATCCACAAGTACATCGGGGAGGCCAAGGACATGGAGAAGACAGTGGTGAGGatacacccacccccccaaaaaccccaaggCAGGGAGGGGCGCAGCTCCTGGCGTCTcacctcagcctctcctctccccgcccAGGGCCAGTGCCAGGCACTGCCCGCACTCGGCTGCCCCGCGGTGCTGCCCTTGGTGAACTTCAGCCTCCAGCAGTGGAAATGCAAATCG AGCGAGAGCAAGCGGCGGGAGATCCTGTGCGACCTGGCCCTGCTGGTGGGTGCCGCGGCGGGGGCCCAGGGCCAGGTCACCCAGGAGTGCGGGGCCAGGCAGCTGGGCCAGCTTTACGAACACGCcaactccttcctcctgctgctgcagacctTTGGCTGGGAGGTGAGACCTCCCCCCCGTGAGCCACACCACCCCAGCGCCGGTGCCAGCTGCGCTGGGCTGGGCACGATGGTGATCGTCACCCCTCTCGCCCCACAGGCAGGGCCCTGGGAGCCAGGCTGCTCCCCGCACTCCGTGGAGCAGACCCACGTCACCAGCATCTTCCTCACCTACCGGAAGCTGGTGCAGGGCAAGCTGAGCTTCTTCTTCCACAACCTGGCCAAGGACTCGTGCAAGCCGGGCCAGGGGGGTGGCAGAGAGCCCCACTGCGGGGCCCGGTGA
- the THPO gene encoding thrombopoietin isoform X5 yields the protein MQDRSPQLSMELNRLLLLTSFLLHVEEGHASPVRLVCDSRLIHKYIGEAKDMEKTVVRIHPPPQKPQGREGRSSWRLTSASPLPAQGQCQALPALGCPAVLPLVNFSLQQWKCKSAGPWEPGCSPHSVEQTHVTSIFLTYRKLVQGKLSFFFHNLAKDSCKPGQGGGREPHCGAR from the exons ATGCAGGACCGAAGCCCCCAGCTGAGCATGGAGCTGAACA GACTGCTCCTCCTCACATCCTTCCTCCTGCACGTGGAAGAGGGACACGCCAGCCCCGTGCGGCTGGTCTGCGACAGCAGGCTCATCCACAAGTACATCGGGGAGGCCAAGGACATGGAGAAGACAGTGGTGAGGatacacccacccccccaaaaaccccaaggCAGGGAGGGGCGCAGCTCCTGGCGTCTcacctcagcctctcctctccccgcccAGGGCCAGTGCCAGGCACTGCCCGCACTCGGCTGCCCCGCGGTGCTGCCCTTGGTGAACTTCAGCCTCCAGCAGTGGAAATGCAAATCG GCAGGGCCCTGGGAGCCAGGCTGCTCCCCGCACTCCGTGGAGCAGACCCACGTCACCAGCATCTTCCTCACCTACCGGAAGCTGGTGCAGGGCAAGCTGAGCTTCTTCTTCCACAACCTGGCCAAGGACTCGTGCAAGCCGGGCCAGGGGGGTGGCAGAGAGCCCCACTGCGGGGCCCGGTGA
- the THPO gene encoding thrombopoietin isoform X2, translating into MQDRSPQLSMELNRLLLLTSFLLHVEEGHASPVRLVCDSRLIHKYIGEAKDMEKTVGQCQALPALGCPAVLPLVNFSLQQWKCKSSESKRREILCDLALLVGAAAGAQGQVTQECGARQLGQLYEHANSFLLLLQTFGWEVRPPPREPHHPSAGASCAGLGTMVIVTPLAPQAGPWEPGCSPHSVEQTHVTSIFLTYRKLVQGKLSFFFHNLAKDSCKPGQGGGREPHCGAR; encoded by the exons ATGCAGGACCGAAGCCCCCAGCTGAGCATGGAGCTGAACA GACTGCTCCTCCTCACATCCTTCCTCCTGCACGTGGAAGAGGGACACGCCAGCCCCGTGCGGCTGGTCTGCGACAGCAGGCTCATCCACAAGTACATCGGGGAGGCCAAGGACATGGAGAAGACAGTG GGCCAGTGCCAGGCACTGCCCGCACTCGGCTGCCCCGCGGTGCTGCCCTTGGTGAACTTCAGCCTCCAGCAGTGGAAATGCAAATCG AGCGAGAGCAAGCGGCGGGAGATCCTGTGCGACCTGGCCCTGCTGGTGGGTGCCGCGGCGGGGGCCCAGGGCCAGGTCACCCAGGAGTGCGGGGCCAGGCAGCTGGGCCAGCTTTACGAACACGCcaactccttcctcctgctgctgcagacctTTGGCTGGGAGGTGAGACCTCCCCCCCGTGAGCCACACCACCCCAGCGCCGGTGCCAGCTGCGCTGGGCTGGGCACGATGGTGATCGTCACCCCTCTCGCCCCACAGGCAGGGCCCTGGGAGCCAGGCTGCTCCCCGCACTCCGTGGAGCAGACCCACGTCACCAGCATCTTCCTCACCTACCGGAAGCTGGTGCAGGGCAAGCTGAGCTTCTTCTTCCACAACCTGGCCAAGGACTCGTGCAAGCCGGGCCAGGGGGGTGGCAGAGAGCCCCACTGCGGGGCCCGGTGA
- the THPO gene encoding thrombopoietin isoform X4, with protein sequence MQDRSPQLSMELNRLLLLTSFLLHVEEGHASPVRLVCDSRLIHKYIGEAKDMEKTVGQCQALPALGCPAVLPLVNFSLQQWKCKSSESKRREILCDLALLVGAAAGAQGQVTQECGARQLGQLYEHANSFLLLLQTFGWEAGPWEPGCSPHSVEQTHVTSIFLTYRKLVQGKLSFFFHNLAKDSCKPGQGGGREPHCGAR encoded by the exons ATGCAGGACCGAAGCCCCCAGCTGAGCATGGAGCTGAACA GACTGCTCCTCCTCACATCCTTCCTCCTGCACGTGGAAGAGGGACACGCCAGCCCCGTGCGGCTGGTCTGCGACAGCAGGCTCATCCACAAGTACATCGGGGAGGCCAAGGACATGGAGAAGACAGTG GGCCAGTGCCAGGCACTGCCCGCACTCGGCTGCCCCGCGGTGCTGCCCTTGGTGAACTTCAGCCTCCAGCAGTGGAAATGCAAATCG AGCGAGAGCAAGCGGCGGGAGATCCTGTGCGACCTGGCCCTGCTGGTGGGTGCCGCGGCGGGGGCCCAGGGCCAGGTCACCCAGGAGTGCGGGGCCAGGCAGCTGGGCCAGCTTTACGAACACGCcaactccttcctcctgctgctgcagacctTTGGCTGGGAG GCAGGGCCCTGGGAGCCAGGCTGCTCCCCGCACTCCGTGGAGCAGACCCACGTCACCAGCATCTTCCTCACCTACCGGAAGCTGGTGCAGGGCAAGCTGAGCTTCTTCTTCCACAACCTGGCCAAGGACTCGTGCAAGCCGGGCCAGGGGGGTGGCAGAGAGCCCCACTGCGGGGCCCGGTGA
- the POLR2H gene encoding DNA-directed RNA polymerases I, II, and III subunit RPABC3 isoform X1 yields the protein MAGILFEDIFDVKDIDPEGKKFDRVSRLHCESESFKMDLILDVNIQIYPVDLGDKFRLVIASTLYEDGTLDDGEYNPTDDRPSRADQFEYVMYGKVYRIEGDETSTEAATRLSAYVSYGGLLMRLQGDANNLHGFEVDSRVYLLMKKLAF from the exons ATGGCCGGGATCCTCTTCGAGGACATCTTCGACGTGAAGGACATCGACCCCGAGGGAAAGAAGTTCGACCGCG TGTCCCGCCTGCACTGCGAGAGTGAGTCCTTCAAGATGGATCTCATCCTGGATGTGAACATCCAGATCTACCCTGTGGACCTCG ggGACAAATTCCGCCTGGTCATTGCCAGCACCTTGTATGAAGACGGCACCCTGGATGATGGCGAGTATAACCCCACTGACGACAGGCCATCCAG GGCAGACCAGTTTGAGTACGTGATGTACGGCAAGGTGTACAGGATCGAGGGGGATGAGACCTCCACGGAGGCAGCCACGCGCCT ctctgcctaCGTGTCCTACGGGGGGCTGCTCATGCGGCTGCAGGGAGACGCAAACAACCTGCACGGGTTTGAAGTGGACTCTCGTGTTTACCTGCTGATGAAGAAGCTGGCCTTCTAG
- the POLR2H gene encoding DNA-directed RNA polymerases I, II, and III subunit RPABC3 isoform X2 has translation MAGILFEDIFDVKDIDPEGKKFDRVSRLHCESESFKMDLILDVNIQIYPVDLALPTCPTGGCSCGCRETQTTCTGLKWTLVFTC, from the exons ATGGCCGGGATCCTCTTCGAGGACATCTTCGACGTGAAGGACATCGACCCCGAGGGAAAGAAGTTCGACCGCG TGTCCCGCCTGCACTGCGAGAGTGAGTCCTTCAAGATGGATCTCATCCTGGATGTGAACATCCAGATCTACCCTGTGGACCTCG ctctgcctaCGTGTCCTACGGGGGGCTGCTCATGCGGCTGCAGGGAGACGCAAACAACCTGCACGGGTTTGAAGTGGACTCTCGTGTTTACCTGCTGA